A single window of Plutella xylostella chromosome 25, ilPluXylo3.1, whole genome shotgun sequence DNA harbors:
- the LOC119691073 gene encoding L-threonine ammonia-lyase isoform X1 produces MAPARSKENLDENSDPEHPKILNFDDVTEASARISKMIERTPCIPSHYQKEFVMHLTYKMETMHKSGSFKERGAANVFQLLPENQKKIGIAVASTGNFATSMCMHAAKAKVPVTVVMPVNVPVARIMSVHDLGGKVLLQGNNLLEAQKFARFVAQERGLEYINSRDHPAVLAGYGSLAVEIIEDVPLVDAILVPLGSGGLAAAVATAAKHLKPDCLVYGISPEAMPVFFKALEGDNPSLVIEPTPTSADAIAVTAVGVNSYQTAKPLMDKLLMVKEEWITKAMTHLLEQEKMVVEGSGACPLAAIIGNLVPELKTKHVVCVLSGGNVDPLQLSRGLQRGLAAFGRLIRFSVDIGLGLNSSTQLLRLLAGGGYNVVSLARDLHRVHAAEDVFKVQVKLACETKSLEHALELKRLLDRAYPDLVTFDTAPFNDRTTCPCFIKRKKSSV; encoded by the exons ATGGCGCCAGCACGAAGCAAG GAAAATTTGGATGAGAACAGCGACCCAGAACACCCTAAAATACTGAATTTTGACGATGTAACTGAAGCATCCGCACGTATTTCAAAGATGATAGAAAGAACGCCTTGTATT CCATCCCATTACCAAAAAGAGTTCGTAATGCATCTTACTTATAAAATGGAGACTATGCACAAGTCAGGCAG CTTCAAGGAAAGAGGTGCAGCCAACGTATTCCAGTTACTACCCGAAAACCAAAAGAAGATTGGCATAGCAGTGGCTTCGACTGGCAACTTCGCCACCAGCATGTGCATGCACGCAGCCAAGGCGAAAGTGCCGGTGACTGTAGTCATGCCTGTCAACGTGCCCGTGGCTCGGATAATGAGCGTCCACGACCTCGGCGGCAAAGTCTTACTGCAGGGCAACAACTTACTGGAAGCCCAAAAGTTTGCCCGCTTTGTTGCTCAGGAAAGAGGACTCGAGTATATCAACAG TCGGGACCACCCGGCCGTGCTGGCGGGGTACGGCTCCCTAGCAGTGGAGATCATAGAGGACGTCCCCCTGGTGGATGCCATCCTCGTGCCGCTCGGCTCGGGCGGGCTCGCGGCCGCCGTCGCCACCGCCGCCAAGCACCTCAAACCAGATTGTCTCGTCTAT GGCATTTCACCAGAAGCCATGCCAGTTTTCTTTAAAGCGCTAGAAGGTGATAACCCTTCGTTAGTTATAGAACCCACTCCAACTTCAGCTGATGCAATAGCTGTCACAGCTGTGGGCGTTAATTCTTACCAGACAGCTAAACCACTAATGGATAAATTG CTAATGGTAAAAGAAGAGTGGATAACAAAGGCCATGACACATTTATTGGAGCAAGAAAAAATGGTGGTCGAAGGTTCTGGAGCATGTCCCCTAGCTGCCATTATCGGAAACCTAGTTCCCGAGTTGAAGACGAAACA TGTCGTCTGCGTGCTAAGTGGTGGGAATGTGGATCCCCTGCAGTTAAGTCGAGGCCTGCAAAGGGGATTAGCGGCATTCGGGCGGCTCATCAGGTTTAGT GTGGACATAGGGCTCGGGCTGAATTCGTCGACGCAGCTGCTGCGGCTGCTGGCGGGCGGCGGCTACAACGTGGTGTCGCTCGCGCGGGACCTGCACAGGGTGCACGCCGCCGAGGACGTCTTCAAGGTGCAG GTAAAGCTTGCCTGTGAAACTAAAAGCCTGGAACATGCTTTGGAATTAAAGAGGCTTCTGGATCGGGCGTACCCTGACCTGGTGACGTTCGACACAGCACCGTTCAACGACAGAACCACATGTCCTTGCTTCATTAAGAGAAAGAAATCAAGTGTATGA
- the LOC119691073 gene encoding L-threonine ammonia-lyase isoform X2, whose translation MHLTYKMETMHKSGSFKERGAANVFQLLPENQKKIGIAVASTGNFATSMCMHAAKAKVPVTVVMPVNVPVARIMSVHDLGGKVLLQGNNLLEAQKFARFVAQERGLEYINSRDHPAVLAGYGSLAVEIIEDVPLVDAILVPLGSGGLAAAVATAAKHLKPDCLVYGISPEAMPVFFKALEGDNPSLVIEPTPTSADAIAVTAVGVNSYQTAKPLMDKLLMVKEEWITKAMTHLLEQEKMVVEGSGACPLAAIIGNLVPELKTKHVVCVLSGGNVDPLQLSRGLQRGLAAFGRLIRFSVDIGLGLNSSTQLLRLLAGGGYNVVSLARDLHRVHAAEDVFKVQVKLACETKSLEHALELKRLLDRAYPDLVTFDTAPFNDRTTCPCFIKRKKSSV comes from the exons ATGCATCTTACTTATAAAATGGAGACTATGCACAAGTCAGGCAG CTTCAAGGAAAGAGGTGCAGCCAACGTATTCCAGTTACTACCCGAAAACCAAAAGAAGATTGGCATAGCAGTGGCTTCGACTGGCAACTTCGCCACCAGCATGTGCATGCACGCAGCCAAGGCGAAAGTGCCGGTGACTGTAGTCATGCCTGTCAACGTGCCCGTGGCTCGGATAATGAGCGTCCACGACCTCGGCGGCAAAGTCTTACTGCAGGGCAACAACTTACTGGAAGCCCAAAAGTTTGCCCGCTTTGTTGCTCAGGAAAGAGGACTCGAGTATATCAACAG TCGGGACCACCCGGCCGTGCTGGCGGGGTACGGCTCCCTAGCAGTGGAGATCATAGAGGACGTCCCCCTGGTGGATGCCATCCTCGTGCCGCTCGGCTCGGGCGGGCTCGCGGCCGCCGTCGCCACCGCCGCCAAGCACCTCAAACCAGATTGTCTCGTCTAT GGCATTTCACCAGAAGCCATGCCAGTTTTCTTTAAAGCGCTAGAAGGTGATAACCCTTCGTTAGTTATAGAACCCACTCCAACTTCAGCTGATGCAATAGCTGTCACAGCTGTGGGCGTTAATTCTTACCAGACAGCTAAACCACTAATGGATAAATTG CTAATGGTAAAAGAAGAGTGGATAACAAAGGCCATGACACATTTATTGGAGCAAGAAAAAATGGTGGTCGAAGGTTCTGGAGCATGTCCCCTAGCTGCCATTATCGGAAACCTAGTTCCCGAGTTGAAGACGAAACA TGTCGTCTGCGTGCTAAGTGGTGGGAATGTGGATCCCCTGCAGTTAAGTCGAGGCCTGCAAAGGGGATTAGCGGCATTCGGGCGGCTCATCAGGTTTAGT GTGGACATAGGGCTCGGGCTGAATTCGTCGACGCAGCTGCTGCGGCTGCTGGCGGGCGGCGGCTACAACGTGGTGTCGCTCGCGCGGGACCTGCACAGGGTGCACGCCGCCGAGGACGTCTTCAAGGTGCAG GTAAAGCTTGCCTGTGAAACTAAAAGCCTGGAACATGCTTTGGAATTAAAGAGGCTTCTGGATCGGGCGTACCCTGACCTGGTGACGTTCGACACAGCACCGTTCAACGACAGAACCACATGTCCTTGCTTCATTAAGAGAAAGAAATCAAGTGTATGA
- the LOC105398349 gene encoding probable pterin-4-alpha-carbinolamine dehydratase has protein sequence MAVVGQRCFLRAGSAAINFHPAAFALRSPAINATRVACLASATKPSTRKMADKLSPSDALLQPLLQNGWKVQAKREAIEKEFMFKDFNEAFSFMARVALLAEKMDHHPEWFNVYNKVQVTLASHDVNGLSQRDVKMASFMDKIYK, from the exons ATGGCCGTGGTGGGGCAACGGTGTTTTTTACGCGCGGGTTCGGCAGCGATAAACTTTCACCCCGCAGCCTTCGCGCTCCGCTCGCCCGCGATCAATGCCACTCGGGTTGCCTGTCTCGCGAGCGCTACCAAGCCTTCAACAAGGAAAATG gCAGACAAATTAAGTCCCTCAGATGCCCTGCTCCAGCCGCTGCTGCAGAATGGCTGGAAGGTGCAGGCCAAGCGGGAGGCCATAGAGAAGGAGTTCATGTTCAAGGACTTCAATGAGGCCTTCTCGTTCATGGCCCGCGTGGCGCTGCTCGCTGAGAAGATGGACCACCACCCCGAGTGGTTcaatgtgtacaataaagtgcaG GTAACTTTAGCATCTCATGATGTGAACGGGCTAAGTCAACGGGATGTGAAAATGGCTTCATTCATGGACAAAATTTACAAGTAA
- the LOC105380368 gene encoding DNA repair protein XRCC3: protein MSSLKSLLPPKIFEKIDRAGISTVKQIITMAPWSIRQLTNLNSEDIALLKNVAAESSSPVIVTGHRLLEMKNVLRKRVATGCMSVDGLLLGGFQRGCLTELYGESGSGKTQVAIQAAVTNWPSGTVYICTEDLFPVKRFNQISKNNINYHPSHDYGKSVFVEHVTESHELLSCIRIRLPKLLESNNVSLVVIDSVAAPFRSETTNYIQRAEELREMAISLLKVAREFNLAVVCINQVTSSMEGTGDNVLPSLGLAWSNMVATRLWLRKSRSICLNQDNYHHEDMARNMVQVRELYVAFAPDLPNEAAEFIITESGLKAIQ from the coding sequence atgtCAAGCTTAAAATCTTTGTTGCCGCCTAAGATTTTCGAAAAAATAGATAGAGCTGGTATTTCTACAGTCAAACAGATAATAACTATGGCACCGTGGAGTATTAGGCAATTGACCAATTTGAATTCCGAAGATATAGCGCTGCTTAAAAACGTTGCAGCTGAATCAAGCTCCCCAGTTATTGTAACTGGACACAGGCTACTTGAAATGAAGAATGTTTTACGGAAGAGAGTAGCTACGGGCTGTATGTCAGTAGATGGTCTCTTACTTGGAGGGTTTCAGAGAGGCTGCCTTACTGAGCTCTACGGAGAAAGTGGTTCGGGTAAAACTCAAGTGGCCATCCAAGCAGCAGTTACAAATTGGCCTTCTGGGACAGTTTACATTTGTACTGAAGATTTATTTCCAGTGAAAAGATTTAATCAAATATCCAAGAACAATATAAATTACCACCCTAGTCATGACTATGGGAAGTCTGTATTTGTAGAACATGTAACAGAGTCACATGAACTGTTGTCTTGTATTAGAATCCGGCTGCCCAAGCTGCTGGAGAGTAATAATGTTTCTCTGGTAGTAATTGACTCTGTTGCTGCTCCATTTAGATCAGAAACTACAAACTACATTCAAAGAGCTGAAGAATTAAGAGAAATGGCTATTTCACTGTTGAAGGTAGCCCGTGAGTTTAACCTGGCTGTAGTCTGCATAAACCAAGTGACCTCTTCTATGGAAGGTACCGGGGATAATGTGTTGCCGTCACTGGGCCTTGCTTGGTCTAACATGGTAGCCACCAGACTATGGCTCAGAAAGTCAAGATCCATATGCCtgaatcaagataattatcaCCATGAAGATATGGCACGGAACATGGTGCAAGTTAGAGAACTTTATGTGGCTTTCGCACCAGACCTTCCAAATGAAGCAgcagaatttattattacagaATCTGGCCTTAAAgctatacaataa